One genomic region from Campylobacter sp. RM5004 encodes:
- the rpsO gene encoding 30S ribosomal protein S15 — protein MALDSARKAEIISKYARFGGDTGSSEVQIALLTERIAVLTEHLKVFKKDFSSRLGLLKLVGQRKRLLKYLKATKYDVYVKLINELNIRDK, from the coding sequence ATGGCTTTGGATTCGGCAAGAAAAGCTGAAATTATCAGCAAATATGCAAGATTTGGTGGCGACACAGGTTCGTCTGAAGTTCAAATTGCTTTACTTACAGAAAGAATTGCAGTTTTAACAGAACACTTAAAAGTATTTAAGAAAGACTTTTCATCAAGACTAGGACTATTAAAATTAGTTGGTCAAAGAAAAAGACTTTTAAAATATTTAAAAGCTACAAAATACGATGTTTATGTTAAATTAATTAACGAGTTAAACATTAGAGATAAATAA
- the pnuC gene encoding nicotinamide riboside transporter PnuC produces the protein MILLLSSLIFSLIFSYFTNSDILNFFALFSGIAYVLFMGVKNKFCFIIGVFNALIYAYIAYLNKLFGEVYLYLFCYFPMMIYGFFSWKKDVCISKLSPFKSILIFILIIFISYIYSFHLKDLDSRFVYLESFIFASGLIATILSLKKIINHYIYISISNIVSIYIWTRLYLENSSNLAMLVLMILFFVLGVYYLFSWKKDIK, from the coding sequence ATGATTTTACTTTTATCTTCACTTATTTTTAGTTTAATTTTTTCTTATTTTACAAATAGTGATATTTTAAATTTCTTTGCTTTATTTAGTGGAATTGCTTATGTTTTGTTTATGGGAGTAAAGAATAAATTTTGTTTTATTATAGGTGTATTTAATGCCTTAATTTACGCTTATATTGCATATTTGAATAAACTTTTTGGAGAAGTTTATCTTTATTTATTTTGCTATTTTCCTATGATGATTTATGGGTTTTTTTCTTGGAAAAAAGATGTGTGTATAAGTAAATTAAGCCCTTTTAAATCAATCTTAATATTTATATTAATTATTTTTATTTCTTATATTTATTCTTTTCATTTAAAAGATTTAGACTCAAGGTTTGTTTATCTTGAAAGCTTTATATTTGCAAGTGGGCTTATAGCAACTATTTTAAGCTTAAAAAAAATAATAAATCATTATATTTATATAAGCATTTCAAATATTGTTTCAATTTATATTTGGACAAGGCTTTATCTTGAAAATTCTAGCAATTTAGCAATGCTTGTGCTTATGATTTTGTTTTTTGTATTAGGAGTTTATTATTTATTTTCTTGGAAAAAGGATATAAAATGA
- the secF gene encoding protein translocase subunit SecF, which yields MQVFTSRKIYDFMKLRFASIGLSLVLVLGSIILLFTQGLNYGIDFSGGTLVQIKYNDKNAPLDEIRNILNQNEALKGASVTEFGSASEIVIRFSASSDSLGKDIGDSIVKMLEKTGDIELRRVDIVGPKVGGELRQKGLMAILVSFALILVYIAVRFEWRFAMAAIISEIHDIVIVMGAISLFQIDVNLDTLAAILTVLGYSLNDTIIIFDRIRENIKESKSTDIGSIINESVSATLSRTTLTSGTTLFTVLILFFYGGDMIHGFSLALIVGVIAGTLSSIFVASPLLMWFNFSVSNYREKELDKIRKKEEKERLRAMYEKGQL from the coding sequence ATGCAAGTATTTACAAGTAGAAAAATTTATGATTTTATGAAACTTAGATTTGCATCTATTGGCTTATCTTTAGTTTTAGTTTTAGGTTCAATTATTTTATTATTTACACAAGGTCTAAATTATGGAATTGACTTTAGTGGTGGAACTTTAGTTCAAATTAAATATAATGACAAAAATGCTCCTTTAGATGAAATTCGCAATATTTTAAATCAAAATGAAGCTTTAAAAGGTGCTAGTGTTACTGAGTTTGGAAGTGCTAGCGAGATAGTCATTAGGTTTTCAGCTTCAAGTGATAGTTTAGGAAAAGATATAGGTGATAGCATTGTAAAAATGCTTGAAAAAACTGGTGATATAGAATTAAGGCGTGTTGATATTGTTGGACCAAAAGTAGGTGGAGAATTAAGACAAAAGGGCTTAATGGCAATTTTGGTTTCATTTGCACTTATTTTAGTTTATATTGCAGTAAGATTTGAATGGCGTTTTGCTATGGCTGCAATTATTAGTGAAATTCACGATATTGTTATTGTAATGGGAGCAATTTCATTATTTCAAATAGATGTAAATCTTGATACTTTAGCAGCAATTTTGACCGTTTTAGGATATTCGCTAAATGATACAATTATTATTTTTGATAGAATTCGTGAAAATATAAAAGAAAGCAAAAGCACTGATATTGGTAGCATAATAAACGAAAGTGTATCAGCAACCTTATCAAGAACTACCCTTACATCAGGAACTACTCTTTTTACGGTTTTAATTTTATTCTTTTATGGTGGAGATATGATTCATGGGTTTTCACTTGCTTTAATAGTTGGTGTAATTGCAGGAACTCTAAGCTCAATTTTCGTTGCTAGCCCACTTTTAATGTGGTTTAATTTTAGCGTTAGTAATTATAGAGAAAAAGAGCTTGATAAAATTAGAAAAAAAGAAGAAAAAGAGCGCCTTCGTGCAATGTATGAAAAAGGACAATTATAA
- the yajC gene encoding preprotein translocase subunit YajC codes for MEQNALIQFLPLIVLFAIFYFLIIRPQQKQAKAHKEMLNALTKGDKIVTNGGLIVEVVKAEEDYLKIRINDDVVAKLDKNFVARKYEDKIEKASNNA; via the coding sequence ATGGAACAAAATGCGTTAATTCAATTCTTACCTTTAATCGTATTATTTGCGATTTTTTATTTTTTGATTATTCGCCCACAACAAAAACAAGCAAAAGCACATAAAGAAATGTTAAATGCGCTTACAAAAGGCGATAAAATAGTTACAAATGGCGGTTTAATCGTAGAAGTTGTAAAGGCTGAAGAAGATTATTTAAAAATTAGAATTAATGATGATGTTGTTGCGAAATTAGACAAAAATTTCGTAGCTAGAAAGTATGAAGATAAAATAGAGAAAGCTTCAAATAATGCGTAA
- the ybeY gene encoding rRNA maturation RNase YbeY — protein sequence MILYDNLEEITYLEKLANRLSSKDIELVLTNNDEMQEINNNTRNIDKTTDVLSFPHDNTFLDTNFLGSLVINMQLAQEKANELGHSLEDEVSLLFIHGMLHLLGYDHEVDNGEMRELEIKLINEFNLPTSLIVRTLD from the coding sequence ATGATTTTATACGACAACTTAGAAGAAATTACCTACCTTGAAAAACTAGCAAATCGTTTAAGTTCTAAAGACATTGAACTAGTCTTAACAAATAACGATGAAATGCAAGAAATTAATAACAATACAAGAAATATTGATAAAACTACCGATGTTTTAAGCTTTCCACATGATAACACTTTTTTAGATACTAATTTCTTAGGCTCTTTGGTTATAAATATGCAATTAGCACAAGAAAAAGCAAATGAATTAGGTCATAGTTTAGAAGATGAGGTTTCTTTGTTATTTATTCACGGAATGCTTCATTTATTAGGTTATGATCACGAAGTTGATAATGGAGAAATGAGAGAGCTTGAAATTAAATTAATTAATGAATTTAATTTACCTACTAGCCTTATTGTAAGAACTTTAGATTAA
- the secD gene encoding protein translocase subunit SecD — MRNQKTKSITYRFYVLIFVTLFGVLLSMPSFFATKGPKINLGLDLQGGLHMLLGVETNEAIKSKVKSIASSINYSFNKENILTDGFKSGDGVIHFEILDKDDAVKVDKILKELKGLKVEINNAFYEIKLTPEEEIQTAKFAIDQAVETIRNRLDLFGLSEPTVAKQGEDKILVEIPGIKTAEDEQRAKDLIAKAAHLQLMEVDKAKRDQGNILTAEEAASYGDIILPDVKDKTIKYVLKELPILDGSMLIDARVGFSDKTAQPVINFTLNSEGAKIFGDFTGKKVGHQLAIVLDGKVYSAPRINERIGGGSGQISGNFSVEEAHDLAIALRSGALLAPVKLLEKRSVGPSLGADSIEQSLVALLGVFLMIVVFMGVYYGISGLFANIALISNIFLLVAVMALFGATLTLPGMAGIVLTVGMAVDANVIINERIRELIRDGVNLKDAINNGYHNAMSAILDSNLTTLITSAALYAYGTGAIKGFAVTMSIGIIASMITAIIGTHALFDLFANRIEKSGNTRLWFGYRRV; from the coding sequence ATGCGTAATCAAAAAACAAAAAGCATTACATATCGCTTTTATGTTTTAATATTTGTTACACTTTTTGGCGTATTACTAAGTATGCCAAGCTTTTTTGCAACGAAAGGACCTAAGATTAATTTAGGTCTTGACTTGCAAGGTGGTCTTCATATGCTTTTAGGCGTGGAGACAAATGAAGCTATCAAATCAAAAGTAAAATCAATCGCTTCAAGTATTAATTATTCTTTTAATAAAGAAAATATTTTAACTGATGGATTTAAAAGTGGTGATGGTGTAATACATTTTGAAATATTAGATAAAGATGATGCTGTTAAAGTAGATAAAATTTTAAAAGAATTAAAAGGCTTAAAAGTAGAAATTAATAATGCTTTTTATGAGATTAAATTAACTCCTGAAGAAGAGATACAAACTGCAAAATTTGCAATAGATCAAGCAGTAGAAACTATTAGAAATAGACTTGATTTATTTGGTCTTTCAGAGCCAACTGTTGCAAAACAAGGAGAAGATAAAATTCTAGTTGAAATTCCAGGCATAAAAACTGCAGAAGATGAACAAAGAGCAAAAGATTTAATCGCAAAAGCAGCGCATTTACAATTAATGGAAGTAGATAAAGCTAAAAGAGATCAAGGAAATATCTTAACAGCAGAAGAAGCTGCTAGTTATGGCGATATAATATTACCTGATGTAAAAGACAAAACTATTAAGTATGTTTTAAAAGAACTGCCTATTTTAGATGGCTCAATGCTAATTGATGCTAGAGTTGGCTTTTCGGATAAGACTGCTCAACCTGTGATTAATTTTACGCTTAATTCAGAAGGTGCAAAAATATTTGGAGACTTTACAGGCAAAAAAGTAGGCCATCAATTAGCTATTGTTTTAGATGGTAAAGTTTATTCAGCACCTAGAATTAATGAAAGAATAGGCGGTGGAAGTGGTCAAATTAGTGGAAATTTCAGCGTTGAAGAAGCACATGATTTAGCAATTGCTTTAAGAAGTGGAGCTTTACTTGCACCTGTAAAATTATTAGAAAAAAGAAGTGTAGGACCTAGCTTAGGTGCTGATAGTATAGAGCAAAGTTTAGTGGCTTTATTAGGCGTATTTTTAATGATAGTTGTATTTATGGGAGTTTATTATGGAATTAGTGGTTTATTTGCCAATATTGCCTTAATTTCAAATATATTCTTATTAGTAGCTGTTATGGCGCTTTTTGGAGCTACACTAACACTTCCTGGAATGGCAGGTATTGTTTTAACCGTTGGTATGGCTGTTGATGCGAACGTTATTATTAATGAGCGTATTAGAGAATTAATTAGAGATGGGGTTAATTTAAAAGATGCTATAAATAATGGCTATCATAATGCTATGAGTGCTATTTTAGACTCTAACTTAACTACTTTAATTACAAGTGCTGCTTTATATGCTTATGGAACTGGAGCTATAAAAGGCTTTGCAGTAACTATGAGTATAGGAATAATTGCATCAATGATTACAGCAATTATTGGAACTCATGCTTTATTTGATTTATTTGCGAATCGTATTGAAAAAAGTGGTAATACAAGACTTTGGTTTGGTTATAGGAGAGTGTGA
- a CDS encoding thiamine diphosphokinase, producing MNCVILANGEFCTHKIPLNYLKNADFLIACDGAANELLRLKIEPNVIIGDLDSFKNTNTKAKIIKVKNQNTNDLTKAYKYALTMDFNNIYILGAGGKRDDHFIANIALLFQYFKLKNRSKNKVNLKMITNYGEFFIKNSSFTCNTYKGQQISLFCLDKKAKFSSKNLKYELNNFSFKYLNIGTLNEALKNTFSIENHDNKELLVYLNFL from the coding sequence ATGAATTGCGTAATCCTTGCTAATGGTGAGTTTTGTACTCACAAAATACCGCTAAATTATCTTAAAAATGCTGATTTTTTAATAGCTTGTGATGGGGCTGCAAATGAGCTTTTAAGATTAAAAATTGAGCCTAATGTAATAATAGGAGATTTAGATAGCTTTAAAAACACAAATACAAAAGCAAAAATAATTAAAGTAAAAAACCAAAACACAAATGATTTAACAAAAGCTTATAAATACGCTCTAACAATGGATTTTAATAATATTTATATACTTGGAGCTGGTGGCAAAAGAGATGATCATTTTATTGCAAATATTGCTCTTTTATTTCAATATTTTAAATTAAAAAATCGCTCTAAAAACAAGGTTAATTTAAAAATGATTACAAATTATGGAGAGTTTTTTATAAAAAACTCAAGTTTTACTTGCAATACTTATAAAGGTCAGCAAATATCATTATTTTGCCTTGATAAAAAAGCCAAATTTAGCTCAAAGAATTTAAAATATGAACTAAATAATTTTTCTTTTAAATACCTAAATATAGGCACATTAAACGAAGCTTTAAAAAATACTTTTAGTATAGAAAACCACGATAATAAAGAGCTTTTAGTCTATTTAAATTTTCTTTAA
- a CDS encoding DUF6394 family protein, which translates to MDFGRVIHIFFTLMSLTTTAGFLYYQSPVALFIAASINLISTFLKIGVRNILSTEIFASSLVTDVHLIIAFVLTQVYGMSMSSLVYSMTIGAVISNVFTLILVLIEAIKNKDEF; encoded by the coding sequence ATGGATTTTGGAAGAGTAATTCATATATTTTTTACATTAATGAGTTTAACTACTACTGCTGGATTTTTATATTATCAAAGTCCAGTGGCTTTATTTATAGCTGCGAGTATTAACCTAATATCTACTTTTTTAAAAATTGGGGTTAGAAATATTTTAAGCACAGAAATTTTTGCAAGTTCGCTTGTAACTGATGTGCATTTGATTATTGCTTTTGTTTTAACTCAAGTTTATGGAATGAGTATGAGTAGTTTAGTTTATAGCATGACAATAGGTGCTGTAATATCTAACGTATTTACATTAATTTTAGTATTAATTGAAGCTATAAAAAATAAAGATGAATTCTAA